In Panicum virgatum strain AP13 chromosome 5K, P.virgatum_v5, whole genome shotgun sequence, the genomic window AGTGAACTCGTCTGGCTTGATCCTCTCCTCCAGCATCAAACGGAAAGCCTGCAGTGCCTTCTCACTGCACCCGATCTGCGCATACCCAGCGATCAGCGTGTTCCAGTTCACCAGGTTCCGGCTCGGGATTCTGTCGAACATATCCTGCGCAGCTTCGGCGTCGCCAGCCTTGAAGTACCCTGTGACCATGGACGACCACACGAAAGCGTTCCTCGCGGGCATCCTGTCGAACACCTCCCTCGCAGCCTCCATGTCCCCCGCGGACACGTAGCCGTGCACGACCACGGTCCAGGTGACGACGGTCAGCATgcccggcggcgtggcgtcgaACCACCTCCGCGCCTCCGCCATGTCGCCCTTCTCCGCGAACCCGCGGATCAGCGTGGCCCACGTGACGGGCGTCCAGGACCGCATGCCACCGAACAGCGCCAGGGCGCTGTCCATGTCCCCCGCCCCGGCGTATCCGGCTAGCAGCGCGTTGTGGGTGACGACGTTGCGGTCCGGCGTTTCGTCGAACGCCCTACGCGCGTCCGCGAGGGCGCCGCACTTGCAGTACATGGACACCAGCGTGGTGCCGACGAGCAGGTCGGCCGCGAAGGCGGACTTGAGGGCCTCCGCGTGGAGCGACCTGCCGAGTCCATGCTCCGCccgtgaggcggcggcggcggccttgaggAGGACGGGGAGGAGGGGCTGGTGGTGCGTTCGCCGCGGCAGGTCCCGGGCGTAGACGAGGGCGGCTTCCCGGAGGGAGGAATGGGAGGCGTACTCTCTGACTAgatgggcccacttgtcagggTCGTGGGAGCCGCCGGTAAGGTAGATGGCGTGGAGCTGCCTCGCTCGGTTGGCCATGCCAGCGGCCTGAATACTGATGCTGCGCCCGCTCTGGGGGTTATATGGCTGACGCCAAGGTGACTAGGTGAGGCGGGACCTGGGGGCTGGGAGAAACAACTTAAGGCGAGAAGATGTGAATCCTCCTGTGGACATCAAATTCTCTGTTTCCGGGATTGCTACGGATCACTTTGTACAAACCAACAATTAAGAACTAGTGTGCCAGAAACAGTGCGATTTGCAAAAGGGATCGTATTAACTGACACGTTCCACAGTCCACACGTCAGATACTGTTGCTGGTTATACGTTAATAGCATGTTCTTCTCAAGAAGGAATTTCAAACTGTACAGCTTACCGTTATCTATCATGGTAACGTCAGATAAGCGGCAGTAGGATGTCAGATGGTTTCACCGCACATCAGCCAGTTACATACTTACATAGCTTAGTGTGACCATTCCGGTTCATAAGACTACGACCTATACCAAGGACGACGAGTACCAAAAGACAAAATGGGCCCATGGAGAGGCTGTGCATCCGCGTCAGATGTCAGCAACAAAGGGCTTGGCGTCACCTTTGTCATTCATCAGATGAAGATGAGGAGCTGCTCCTTGATGAACCCTTCAAGGCTGGAAGTGCAGGAATTGCACCTGGAGCTTCAGTTGCAAAAGTAACGTTGGGAGCTTGGGCTTCAAGTGCAGGAACTACAAGTGCAGAAGTTAAAGTGTCTGCCTCGTAGTTGTCGTCGTCAGAAGAGCTGCTACTTGAGGTTGAGGAACCCTCTGGAGCATACATGTCATCACTATCCGAGTTCTCTACCTCATCATTGTAGTTAACAACTCTCCTTTGCCTCTTACCACGGCCCAAATCCACCTTGGGGGTAACTGGCTTAAGAACTCTGAGGTCCTCAACCTTGGGGGAACCCGGCTCTTCATCCTCAACACCATGAGCAAAGCTCACAATGCTCCCAAGATAGCCGTTGTCTTCTTTGGAGCACTTATCCTCAGAACTAGGGTCTAGCTTCAGGAGATTCTCGATCGCCTCGTCGTCATACTGGATTGACATGGCACTGACCTTTTTCCTGTCAATAATTGTCTTGGCTCCATGGAGCAGTATAGACTGTAACTCATCTGcatttggcttcttggaagaGTTCATTAACATATTCTCTATAGCCAACTTTTGCTTGGACTTTTGCAGTATCTTCTCTTCGACTGAACACTTCGTAATGAGCTGGTAAACAACTACTGGTCGGGTCTGTCCGATTCTGTGTGCTCTGGACTGTGCTTGCAAGTCCATAAATGGGTTGAAGTCAGGATCTGAAAACAGGGAATCAGTAATTACTGCACAGAACTGTAGGTGATAAATCTCCATATAAGAAAACGTAGCAGAAGTTACTCACCATATATAATCACTCTATCAGCACCAGGCTGCCAAAGCAGAGTAAACATTGTTAGATCAATGGCACAAATGAGCTTCGGTAATTGCTGGTACAAAAATTACCTGACAAGACTATACGCAAGTTAAAGAAACTAAAATGGACAGTATTAGAACACATACAAGGTCAACGCCAAGACCACCAGCGCGAGTTGACATCAAGAAAATGAATGTCTCACTTTCAGCTCTGTTGTATTCTTTTATGCTTTCCTGTCTTGCTGACAGTGAGGTCTGTCCATCAATGCTGCCAAATACCAATGGACATGGAGTGGACCAAACGAAATTTAGACCTCCATATTATCACAGACCCAAATGCATTGAACATTGAAAGATCCAAGAACCATACCGTGCATATTTGTACCCAAGGTCACAAAGGAAATCCTCAaggatatcaagcatcatggTCATTTGCGAGAAGATCAGCACACGGTTTCCTCTTTCTTTCAGTTTTGGAAGCAACTGCACATCAACAATTTTTACAAATCATTATTCCCCACAAAGTTGAAAGTTTAGCACAAGCTCAGATGGGGTTCGAGATGGGGAACCTTATGAAGCAGCTGAAACTTCcctgatgcagctacgaaaGAAAGGAAAACATCTTCACCTTGTTGTTTAGTTTCCTGTCCTTGAAATAGAAACTGAAAAATATAGTCCCGTAATTAGTTTATTCATgacaacatacgaagcaaacATCACATCTATACCAAAAGAACAGTTATATGTAATGCACA contains:
- the LOC120708869 gene encoding pentatricopeptide repeat-containing protein At3g21470-like, producing MANRARQLHAIYLTGGSHDPDKWAHLVREYASHSSLREAALVYARDLPRRTHHQPLLPVLLKAAAAASRAEHGLGRSLHAEALKSAFAADLLVGTTLVSMYCKCGALADARRAFDETPDRNVVTHNALLAGYAGAGDMDSALALFGGMRSWTPVTWATLIRGFAEKGDMAEARRWFDATPPGMLTVVTWTVVVHGYVSAGDMEAAREVFDRMPARNAFVWSSMVTGYFKAGDAEAAQDMFDRIPSRNLVNWNTLIAGYAQIGCSEKALQAFRLMLEERIKPDEFTMASVLSACAQLGSLEQGKKVHEFINRKHIRKNHFVNNGLIDMYAKCGDLAYARDIFDSMRWKNTECWNTMISALASHGRSEEALQLFSMMECSEQKPNVITLLAVLGACTHGGFVDEGLRIFNKFEVYGVEAGVEHYGCLVDLLGRAGKLKEAYDIVKSMPEEPNEVIWGSLLGACNVHGDADMSRLVSDEIHRLHSARTSSNDAEYIMLSNIMAASERWEQAEQLRRKMAHHGIGKTPGCSSLELGIPECKVYAGSRQ